The following proteins are encoded in a genomic region of Variovorax paradoxus:
- a CDS encoding PTS sugar transporter subunit IIA, translated as MNRLASILPPAQVLVSVDATSKKRAFEEAGLLFESLHGLGRALITDSLFARERLGSTGLGHGVAIPHGRIKGLKAPMAAVFQLANPIGFDAPDEQPVGLLIFLLVPEAATQKHLEILSEIAELLSDAGLREQIKSSTDAAALHGLIAGWQSTQVA; from the coding sequence ATGAATCGCCTCGCGTCCATCCTGCCGCCCGCTCAAGTCCTCGTGAGCGTTGACGCTACGAGCAAGAAGCGTGCTTTCGAAGAAGCAGGCTTGCTGTTCGAAAGCCTTCACGGCCTCGGACGTGCCCTGATCACCGACAGCCTGTTTGCGCGCGAGCGGCTCGGCTCCACCGGCCTGGGCCATGGGGTTGCCATTCCGCATGGCCGCATCAAGGGCCTCAAGGCACCGATGGCCGCCGTCTTCCAGCTGGCGAACCCGATCGGGTTCGACGCGCCGGACGAGCAGCCTGTCGGCCTCTTGATCTTCCTGCTGGTGCCCGAGGCGGCCACCCAGAAGCACCTTGAAATCCTCTCCGAAATTGCCGAGTTGCTGAGCGACGCCGGCCTGCGCGAGCAGATCAAGTCGAGCACTGACGCCGCCGCGCTGCACGGGCTCATTGCCGGCTGGCAGTCCACGCAAGTCGCGTAG
- the hpf gene encoding ribosome hibernation-promoting factor, HPF/YfiA family — MNLTISGHHLDVTPALRTYVTSKLDRITRHFDQVVDVKVILTVEKQKEKERRQKAECNIHVKGNDMFAESSHADLYAAVDELVDKLDRQVVRHKDRLQDHHHAAPKRVM; from the coding sequence ATGAATTTGACGATCAGCGGTCATCACCTCGACGTCACACCTGCCTTGCGCACTTACGTCACGAGCAAGCTGGACCGGATCACGCGGCATTTCGACCAGGTGGTCGATGTGAAGGTGATCCTCACGGTGGAAAAGCAGAAGGAAAAGGAACGCCGGCAAAAGGCGGAATGCAACATTCACGTCAAGGGCAATGACATGTTCGCGGAATCGAGCCACGCTGATCTCTATGCTGCGGTCGATGAACTGGTCGACAAGCTCGACCGCCAAGTGGTGCGCCACAAGGACCGCCTGCAAGACCACCATCACGCAGCGCCCAAGCGCGTGATGTAG
- a CDS encoding ATP-dependent helicase: MQTAALPVFSAAGATQAERLAAALATLNDEQRAAVEHGIGTLVGRDERPLLVIAGAGSGKTSTLAHRVAHLIAGGVDPQRLLLLTFSRRAAQEMERRAGQVLARVLGLKSEKPPALPWAGTFHGIGARLLREYAAHIGLNDNFTIHDRGDAEDLMGLVRHDLGLSSSVNRFPRKGTCLSIYSRCVNTRAPLPEVLAESFPWCAEWEAELKRLFGAYVEAKQQQNVLDYDDLLLYWAGMVAEPSLAGLIGARFDHVLVDEYQDTNLLQASILLALKPDGRGVTVVGDDAQSIYSFRGATVRNILDFPSQFSQAARVVTLERNYRSTQPILDVSNRVIAQATERHAKTLWTDKPSAGRPQLVLVPDEAQQAVWVADKVLAHREGGLALRSQAVLFRTSTHSAPLELELARRNIPFVKFGGLKFLEASHVKDLLAVLRFAENPRGRMAGFRVTQLIPGIGPATGARLLDAMDSAADPAAAVRDFVPPPAARAEWAVFAEAYAALRAPSLPWPADVELAVRWYLPHLERLYEDPSGVRRGDVEQLARLASGYGSRERFLTELTLDPPEATSDRPGPPLLDEDYLILSTIHSAKGQEWNSVHVLNVVDGCLPADVAQGAHELEEERRLLYVAMTRARDHLHLLVPQRFYVTQQAVRGDRHLYANRTRFISERDLAGFEQQTWPPPPERPPAVPPPAAVIDLRNRMRAAWS, encoded by the coding sequence ATGCAGACCGCTGCGCTCCCCGTTTTTTCCGCCGCCGGTGCGACTCAGGCCGAGCGCCTGGCCGCCGCGCTCGCCACCCTCAACGACGAGCAGCGCGCCGCGGTCGAGCATGGCATCGGCACGCTGGTCGGCCGTGACGAGCGTCCGCTGTTGGTGATCGCCGGGGCGGGCTCCGGCAAGACCAGCACGCTGGCGCACCGGGTGGCGCACCTCATTGCCGGCGGCGTCGATCCGCAGCGGCTGCTGCTTTTGACCTTCTCGCGCCGCGCCGCACAGGAAATGGAGCGCCGCGCGGGCCAGGTGCTGGCGCGTGTGCTGGGGCTCAAGTCCGAAAAGCCCCCTGCGCTGCCGTGGGCCGGCACTTTCCACGGTATCGGTGCGCGCCTGCTGCGCGAGTACGCCGCGCACATCGGCCTGAACGACAACTTCACGATCCACGACCGTGGCGACGCAGAGGATTTGATGGGCTTGGTGCGCCACGACCTCGGCCTGTCGTCGAGCGTGAACCGCTTTCCGCGCAAGGGCACCTGCCTTTCGATCTATTCGCGCTGCGTCAACACGCGCGCACCGCTGCCCGAGGTGCTTGCGGAGTCCTTTCCGTGGTGCGCCGAGTGGGAGGCCGAGCTCAAGCGCCTATTCGGCGCCTACGTCGAAGCCAAGCAGCAGCAGAACGTGCTCGACTACGACGACCTGTTGCTCTACTGGGCGGGCATGGTGGCCGAGCCTTCGCTGGCCGGACTGATCGGCGCACGCTTCGACCACGTGCTGGTCGACGAATACCAGGATACCAACCTGCTGCAGGCTTCGATTCTTCTCGCGCTGAAGCCCGACGGGCGCGGCGTGACGGTGGTCGGCGACGATGCACAGTCGATTTACTCGTTCCGCGGTGCAACGGTCCGTAACATTTTGGACTTTCCGTCACAGTTTTCGCAGGCGGCGCGCGTGGTCACGCTGGAGCGCAACTACCGCTCGACGCAGCCGATTCTCGATGTCTCGAACCGGGTCATCGCGCAGGCCACCGAGCGGCATGCCAAGACGCTCTGGACCGACAAGCCCTCAGCCGGGCGGCCGCAACTGGTACTGGTGCCCGACGAGGCGCAGCAGGCGGTGTGGGTGGCCGACAAGGTGCTGGCGCACCGGGAAGGCGGCCTCGCACTCAGGTCGCAGGCGGTGCTGTTCCGCACCTCCACGCACAGCGCGCCGCTCGAACTGGAACTCGCGCGCCGCAACATTCCGTTCGTGAAATTCGGCGGCCTCAAGTTCCTCGAGGCTTCGCATGTGAAAGACCTGCTCGCGGTGCTGCGCTTCGCCGAAAACCCGCGCGGGCGCATGGCGGGTTTTCGCGTCACGCAGCTCATCCCGGGCATCGGACCGGCCACGGGCGCGCGGCTGCTCGATGCCATGGACTCCGCGGCCGACCCCGCGGCGGCCGTGCGCGATTTCGTCCCGCCACCGGCTGCGCGCGCCGAGTGGGCGGTGTTTGCCGAGGCCTATGCCGCGCTGCGAGCGCCGTCTCTGCCTTGGCCGGCCGATGTCGAATTGGCGGTTCGCTGGTACCTGCCGCATCTCGAGCGGCTTTACGAGGACCCTTCGGGCGTACGGCGCGGCGACGTCGAACAACTGGCACGGCTCGCGTCGGGCTACGGCTCGCGCGAGCGCTTCCTGACCGAGCTCACGCTCGATCCGCCCGAGGCCACCAGCGACCGTCCCGGCCCGCCATTGCTCGACGAGGACTACCTGATCCTCTCGACCATCCATTCGGCCAAGGGGCAGGAGTGGAATTCGGTGCATGTGCTCAACGTGGTCGATGGCTGCCTGCCGGCCGACGTGGCGCAGGGTGCGCACGAACTCGAAGAGGAACGGCGCCTGCTCTATGTCGCGATGACGCGGGCGCGCGACCATCTGCACCTCTTGGTGCCGCAGCGCTTCTATGTGACGCAGCAGGCCGTGCGGGGCGACCGGCATCTCTATGCCAACCGCACACGATTCATCTCCGAACGCGATCTTGCCGGCTTCGAGCAACAGACCTGGCCGCCGCCACCGGAGCGGCCTCCCGCGGTGCCGCCGCCGGCGGCCGTGATCGACCTTCGCAACCGCATGCGCGCGGCCTGGAGTTGA
- the corA gene encoding magnesium/cobalt transporter CorA, with product MLNIFTLANGRLVQEEIESLEELSKFQPIWVDLESPTLEEKRWIKQYYGLSIPEDAMDEDIEESARFYEEDNGELHIRSDFLIDDDEDPRSVRVAFILNQHNTELRSRGVLFSIHDEDVPVFRLLRMRARRAPGLIEDAKEVLLKLFDADAEYSADTLENIYDELEIAGKKVLEGNVSDELAGEVLGAIARQEDLNGRIRRNVMDTRRAVSFMMRSRMLNAEQFEEARQILRDIESLDNHTAFLFDKINFLMDATVGFININQNKTIKIFSVASVALLPPTLIASIYGMNFKLMPELDWSLGYPYALALMAASALVPMWYFRRRGWLK from the coding sequence ATGCTCAATATCTTTACGCTCGCCAACGGCCGCCTCGTCCAGGAAGAGATCGAGTCCCTGGAGGAGCTTTCCAAGTTCCAGCCGATCTGGGTCGACCTCGAATCGCCCACGCTCGAGGAAAAGCGCTGGATCAAGCAGTACTACGGCCTCTCGATTCCAGAAGACGCGATGGACGAGGACATCGAGGAGTCGGCCCGCTTCTATGAAGAAGACAACGGCGAACTGCACATCCGCTCCGACTTCCTGATCGACGACGACGAAGACCCGCGTTCGGTGCGCGTGGCCTTCATCCTGAACCAGCACAACACAGAGCTTCGCAGCCGCGGCGTGCTGTTCTCGATCCACGACGAAGACGTGCCCGTGTTCCGCCTGCTGCGCATGCGTGCGCGCCGCGCGCCGGGGCTCATCGAAGACGCGAAGGAAGTGCTGCTCAAGCTGTTCGACGCCGACGCCGAATACTCGGCCGACACGCTCGAGAACATCTACGACGAGCTCGAGATTGCCGGCAAGAAGGTGCTCGAAGGCAACGTCAGCGACGAGCTGGCCGGCGAAGTGCTGGGCGCCATTGCGCGGCAGGAAGACTTGAACGGCCGCATCCGCCGCAACGTGATGGACACGCGCCGCGCCGTGAGCTTCATGATGCGCAGCCGCATGCTCAACGCCGAGCAGTTCGAAGAGGCACGGCAGATCCTGCGCGACATCGAATCGCTCGACAACCACACCGCCTTCCTGTTCGACAAGATCAACTTCCTGATGGATGCGACCGTCGGTTTCATCAACATCAACCAGAACAAGACCATCAAGATCTTTTCGGTGGCCAGCGTGGCGCTGCTGCCGCCCACACTGATCGCGAGCATCTACGGCATGAACTTCAAGCTCATGCCCGAGCTCGACTGGTCGCTCGGCTACCCCTATGCGCTGGCGCTGATGGCGGCGAGCGCGCTGGTGCCGATGTGGTACTTCCGCCGGCGCGGCTGGCTCAAGTAG
- a CDS encoding 5'-methylthioadenosine/adenosylhomocysteine nucleosidase, producing the protein MSAPVAIVAAMHEELSALLAQMPDEQRVRAAGRDFWVGHLHGQPIVAVLSRIGKVAAAVTATVLLERFGVRAIVFTGVAGGLAPGVNVGDVVVATQLLQHDLDASPIFPKYEVPLMGLSRFMADAAISNSLMAVAEEALRDPVALVGQKAVDEFGLRSPKVHRGLLVSGDRFVSTAAESAVLRRSLPDALAVEMEGAAMAQACHDYGVPFAAVRTISDRADDAAHGDFTRFVAEVASRYSLALVGAWLATLPSSPETPAAT; encoded by the coding sequence ATGAGCGCGCCCGTCGCCATCGTCGCTGCCATGCACGAGGAGCTGAGTGCGCTCCTCGCGCAAATGCCGGACGAGCAGCGCGTGCGCGCCGCGGGGCGCGACTTCTGGGTCGGCCATCTGCATGGTCAGCCGATCGTCGCGGTGCTGTCGCGCATCGGCAAGGTCGCGGCGGCGGTGACGGCCACGGTGCTGCTCGAGCGCTTCGGCGTGCGCGCGATCGTCTTCACCGGCGTTGCGGGCGGGCTCGCGCCGGGCGTGAACGTCGGCGACGTGGTGGTCGCAACGCAGCTGCTGCAGCACGACCTCGACGCCTCGCCGATCTTCCCGAAGTACGAGGTGCCGCTGATGGGCCTTTCGCGTTTCATGGCCGACGCCGCGATCAGCAATTCGTTGATGGCCGTTGCCGAAGAAGCGTTGCGCGATCCGGTGGCTTTGGTTGGGCAAAAGGCCGTCGATGAGTTCGGCCTTCGGTCGCCGAAGGTGCACCGGGGCTTGCTGGTGAGCGGCGATCGCTTCGTCTCGACGGCCGCCGAGAGCGCTGTCTTGCGGCGCAGCCTGCCCGACGCGCTCGCGGTCGAAATGGAAGGCGCCGCGATGGCACAGGCATGCCACGACTACGGCGTGCCCTTCGCGGCGGTGCGCACCATCTCCGACCGCGCCGACGACGCGGCGCACGGGGACTTCACGCGCTTCGTGGCCGAGGTTGCGAGCCGCTACAGCCTCGCGCTCGTCGGCGCATGGCTCGCCACGCTGCCTTCTTCTCCCGAAACGCCCGCCGCTACTTGA
- a CDS encoding ABC transporter substrate-binding protein → MKKTIQPFVSRRSPRLAALLAPAALAALALASGAVSAKTLVYCSEGSPENFYPGVNTTGTSFDVTTQVYNTIVEFERGGTKVVPGLAEKWDISADGTQYTFHLRKGVKWHSTSKSFKPTRDFNADDFIFMLERQWKESDPFFKVTSQNHSYFNDMGMPKLLKSVDRVDDLTVKVTLNQAEAPFLANLAMQYAGIQSKEYAIAMLKAGTPEKVDQDPVGTGPFYLVQYQKDAVIRFKAFPQYWGGKAKIDDLVFAITPDASVRWAKLQKGECHVMPYPNPADLDAIRKDPNVQLLEQPGLNVGYLSYNTTKKPFDDVRVRKAINMAINKKAIIDGVYLSTGVAAKNPIPPTMWSYNDAVKDDPYDPEAAKKLLAQAGFPDGFSTDLWAMPVQRPYNPNAKRIAELMQADLAKINVKAEIKSFEWGEYRKRLQAGEHQMGMLGWTGDNGDPDNFLYTLLGCSSAKSASGSNISKFCYQPYEDLVLKAKSTTKQADRDALYKKAQVIFKEQAPWFTIAHAVQLKPVRKEVVDFKLSPFGRHTFYGVDIK, encoded by the coding sequence ATGAAGAAGACCATTCAGCCATTCGTTTCGCGTCGCTCGCCGAGGCTTGCCGCGCTGCTCGCGCCGGCGGCACTCGCCGCGCTCGCACTGGCCTCGGGCGCCGTGTCCGCCAAGACGCTGGTCTATTGCTCGGAGGGCAGTCCCGAGAATTTCTATCCGGGCGTGAACACCACCGGCACTTCGTTCGACGTGACCACGCAGGTCTACAACACCATTGTCGAGTTCGAGCGCGGCGGCACCAAGGTCGTGCCCGGGCTGGCGGAAAAATGGGACATCTCGGCCGACGGCACGCAGTACACCTTTCACCTGCGCAAGGGCGTGAAGTGGCACAGCACCAGCAAGAGCTTCAAGCCCACGCGCGATTTCAACGCGGACGACTTCATCTTCATGCTCGAGCGGCAGTGGAAGGAGAGCGATCCCTTCTTCAAGGTCACGAGCCAGAACCACTCCTACTTCAACGACATGGGCATGCCCAAGCTGCTCAAGTCGGTGGACCGCGTCGATGACCTGACCGTGAAGGTCACGCTCAACCAGGCCGAGGCGCCGTTCCTTGCCAACCTCGCGATGCAGTACGCGGGCATCCAGTCGAAGGAATACGCCATTGCCATGCTGAAGGCCGGCACGCCCGAGAAGGTCGACCAGGACCCGGTCGGCACCGGTCCCTTCTACCTCGTGCAGTACCAGAAAGACGCGGTCATCCGCTTCAAGGCCTTCCCGCAGTACTGGGGCGGCAAGGCGAAGATCGACGACCTCGTGTTCGCGATCACGCCCGATGCCTCTGTGCGCTGGGCGAAGCTGCAGAAGGGCGAATGCCACGTCATGCCGTACCCGAACCCGGCGGACCTCGACGCGATCCGCAAGGACCCGAACGTGCAGCTGCTCGAGCAGCCCGGCCTCAACGTGGGCTATCTCTCGTACAACACCACGAAGAAGCCTTTCGACGACGTGCGCGTGCGCAAGGCCATCAACATGGCGATCAACAAGAAGGCCATCATCGACGGCGTGTACCTGTCGACGGGCGTGGCTGCGAAGAACCCGATTCCGCCGACCATGTGGTCCTACAACGACGCGGTCAAGGACGATCCGTACGACCCCGAGGCCGCAAAGAAGCTGCTGGCGCAAGCCGGTTTCCCCGATGGCTTCTCGACCGATCTCTGGGCCATGCCCGTGCAGCGGCCCTACAACCCGAACGCCAAGCGCATCGCCGAGCTGATGCAAGCCGACCTTGCCAAGATCAACGTCAAGGCCGAGATCAAGAGCTTCGAGTGGGGCGAATACCGCAAGCGCCTGCAGGCCGGCGAGCACCAGATGGGCATGCTGGGCTGGACCGGCGACAACGGCGACCCGGACAACTTCCTCTACACGCTGCTGGGCTGTTCCTCGGCCAAATCGGCGAGCGGCAGCAACATCTCCAAGTTCTGCTATCAGCCGTACGAAGATCTCGTGCTGAAGGCCAAGAGCACGACCAAGCAGGCCGACCGGGACGCGCTCTACAAGAAGGCGCAAGTCATCTTCAAGGAGCAGGCGCCTTGGTTCACCATCGCCCATGCCGTGCAGCTGAAGCCGGTGCGCAAGGAAGTGGTCGACTTCAAGCTCAGCCCCTTCGGCCGCCATACCTTCTACGGCGTGGACATCAAGTAG
- a CDS encoding peptide ABC transporter ATP-binding protein, giving the protein MSAMPGDVVVEARNLQRTYEVRRGLFRAPAQLRAVGDISFRIERGRTLAVVGESGCGKSTLARMVALIEKPTAGQLTLVGHDAVSPPAEHRRELRQAVQLVFQNPYGSLNPRKKISAVLEDPLAINTALGKPERAAKAREMLARVGLRPEYANRYPHMFSGGQRQRIAIARALMLEPRLLVADEPVSALDVSIQAQVLNLLADLQAELGLAYLFISHDLGVVRHIAHDVLVMYLGHAVEQGPKARIFARPLHPYTQALLASTPGLSSQRIVLKGELPSPLNPPSGCVFSTRCPHVTQRCREERPLLRALDERLVACHYAEKFLDGAPPVSADVPLSPPFVAPLAMNP; this is encoded by the coding sequence ATGAGCGCAATGCCGGGTGATGTTGTCGTGGAGGCGCGCAACCTGCAGCGCACCTACGAAGTGCGGCGCGGCCTGTTCCGCGCGCCCGCGCAATTGCGCGCGGTGGGCGATATCTCGTTTCGCATCGAACGCGGCCGCACGCTGGCCGTGGTCGGTGAATCGGGCTGCGGCAAGTCCACGCTCGCGCGCATGGTCGCGCTGATCGAGAAGCCGACCGCGGGGCAGCTCACACTGGTCGGCCACGATGCCGTGAGCCCGCCGGCCGAGCACCGGCGCGAGCTGCGCCAGGCCGTGCAACTGGTGTTCCAGAACCCGTACGGCTCGCTGAACCCACGCAAGAAGATCAGCGCCGTGCTCGAAGATCCGCTCGCGATCAACACCGCGCTCGGCAAGCCCGAGCGCGCCGCCAAGGCCCGCGAGATGCTCGCGCGCGTGGGCCTGCGGCCCGAGTACGCGAACCGCTATCCGCACATGTTCTCGGGCGGCCAGCGCCAGCGCATTGCCATTGCGCGCGCGCTCATGCTGGAGCCGCGCCTCTTGGTGGCCGACGAGCCGGTGTCGGCGCTCGACGTGTCGATCCAGGCGCAGGTGCTCAACCTGCTGGCCGACCTGCAGGCCGAACTGGGCCTGGCCTATCTCTTCATTTCGCACGACCTCGGCGTGGTACGGCACATTGCGCACGACGTGCTCGTGATGTACCTCGGCCATGCGGTGGAGCAGGGGCCCAAGGCGCGCATCTTCGCGCGTCCGCTGCATCCCTACACGCAGGCTCTGCTGGCCTCCACGCCCGGTCTCAGCAGCCAGCGCATCGTGCTCAAGGGCGAGCTGCCGTCGCCGCTGAACCCGCCTTCGGGTTGCGTCTTCAGCACGCGCTGCCCGCACGTGACGCAGCGCTGCCGCGAAGAGAGGCCTTTGCTGCGCGCGCTCGACGAGCGGTTGGTGGCCTGCCATTACGCCGAGAAGTTTCTCGACGGCGCGCCGCCGGTCAGCGCCGATGTGCCCTTGTCCCCGCCGTTCGTCGCGCCTTTGGCGATGAACCCCTAG
- a CDS encoding ABC transporter ATP-binding protein, whose product MTMLLDIKDLHVEFPTQGGVLHAVDGVSLSLDEGEVLGIVGESGSGKSVTMMALMGLVGFPGRVRADHMRFAGKELLGISDKARRTLVGKEVAMIFQEPTTSLNPCFTIGFQLMETLRLHLHLDKRTAKKRATELLEQVGIPAASSRLGSYPHQLSGGMNQRVMIAMAIACNPRLLIADEPTTALDVTIQAQILDLLRELQKERGMALVLITHNMGVVSEMAQRIAVMYAGQVMEQQRVDRLFANPQHPYTEALLAALPERAAPEGRLATIAGVVPGVHDRPEGCLFAPRCSYATTKACNVRPALRAVASQQGAEVRCHFPLGEPGRMAAIEADRPKAVEALS is encoded by the coding sequence GTGACGATGCTTCTGGACATCAAGGACCTGCACGTCGAATTCCCGACGCAAGGCGGCGTGCTGCACGCCGTCGACGGCGTGAGCCTTTCGCTCGATGAGGGCGAGGTGCTCGGCATCGTCGGCGAATCAGGTTCAGGCAAGAGCGTGACGATGATGGCGCTGATGGGCCTCGTCGGCTTTCCGGGCCGCGTGCGCGCGGACCACATGCGCTTTGCGGGCAAGGAGCTGCTCGGCATTTCCGACAAGGCGCGCCGCACGCTGGTCGGCAAGGAGGTCGCGATGATCTTCCAGGAGCCGACCACCAGCCTCAATCCCTGCTTCACCATCGGGTTCCAATTGATGGAAACGCTGCGGCTGCACCTGCATCTCGACAAACGCACGGCGAAGAAGCGCGCGACCGAACTGCTCGAACAGGTCGGCATCCCCGCTGCGTCGTCGCGCCTCGGCAGCTATCCGCATCAGCTTTCGGGTGGCATGAACCAGCGCGTGATGATCGCGATGGCCATTGCCTGCAACCCGCGCCTCTTGATCGCCGACGAGCCGACCACCGCGCTCGACGTGACGATCCAGGCGCAGATTCTCGACCTGCTGCGCGAGCTGCAAAAAGAGCGCGGCATGGCGCTGGTGCTCATCACGCACAACATGGGCGTGGTCAGCGAAATGGCGCAGCGCATTGCCGTGATGTATGCGGGCCAGGTGATGGAGCAGCAACGCGTCGACCGGCTCTTTGCAAACCCGCAGCATCCCTATACCGAAGCGCTGCTGGCCGCGCTGCCCGAACGTGCCGCGCCCGAGGGCCGGCTTGCCACCATCGCGGGCGTGGTGCCAGGCGTGCACGACCGGCCGGAGGGCTGTCTCTTTGCGCCGCGCTGCAGCTATGCGACGACGAAAGCCTGCAACGTGCGTCCGGCGTTGCGCGCGGTTGCATCGCAGCAGGGCGCCGAAGTGCGCTGCCATTTCCCGCTCGGCGAGCCCGGGCGCATGGCGGCCATCGAGGCGGACCGGCCCAAAGCGGTGGAGGCATTGTCATGA
- a CDS encoding ABC transporter permease subunit — MASTQVISGPGTGQPPPGPWREFWTAFSANRGAVIGLATIAVLLLVALFAPWIAPHAPNETNSAVFLLPPAWQEGGSASYVLGTDAIGRDILSRLMFGARLSLSIGVAVVALSVVIGVVLGLVAGFFRGVLEIAIMRMMDIVLTMPSLLMAIVIVAILGPGLINAMVAVAIVVLPHYVRITRAAVIAEISRDYVTAARVSGAGTLRLMFREVLPNCAAPLIVQASLGISTAILDAAALGFIGLGAQPPSPEWGTMLADAREFVLRAWWVVTFPGLAILAAVLAFNLLGDGLRDALDPKLKR; from the coding sequence ATGGCCTCTACCCAAGTCATTTCCGGGCCTGGTACCGGCCAGCCGCCGCCCGGTCCCTGGCGCGAGTTCTGGACCGCATTTTCCGCCAACCGCGGCGCGGTCATCGGGCTCGCCACCATCGCGGTGCTGCTGCTCGTGGCGTTGTTCGCGCCGTGGATTGCGCCGCATGCGCCGAACGAAACCAACAGCGCGGTCTTCCTGCTGCCGCCGGCATGGCAGGAGGGCGGTTCGGCCAGCTATGTGCTGGGCACCGACGCCATCGGGCGCGACATTCTTTCGCGGCTGATGTTCGGCGCGCGGCTCTCGCTGTCGATAGGCGTTGCCGTGGTGGCGCTGTCGGTGGTCATCGGCGTGGTGCTCGGACTGGTCGCGGGCTTCTTCCGCGGCGTGCTGGAGATCGCGATCATGCGGATGATGGACATCGTGCTCACGATGCCGAGCCTGCTGATGGCCATCGTGATCGTCGCGATCCTCGGGCCGGGGCTGATCAACGCCATGGTGGCGGTAGCCATCGTGGTGCTGCCGCACTATGTGCGCATCACGCGCGCCGCGGTCATTGCCGAGATCTCGCGCGACTACGTGACCGCCGCACGCGTGAGCGGTGCCGGCACGCTGCGCCTGATGTTCCGCGAAGTGCTGCCCAACTGCGCCGCGCCGCTCATCGTGCAGGCCTCGCTCGGCATCTCGACCGCCATTCTCGATGCGGCGGCGCTGGGCTTCATCGGCCTCGGCGCGCAGCCGCCGTCGCCCGAGTGGGGAACGATGCTGGCCGACGCACGCGAGTTCGTGCTGCGTGCCTGGTGGGTCGTCACTTTTCCCGGCCTCGCGATTCTCGCGGCCGTGCTGGCTTTCAACCTGCTCGGCGACGGCCTGCGCGATGCGCTCGACCCGAAGCTCAAGAGATGA
- a CDS encoding ABC transporter permease subunit: protein MLRFLLTRVSLLVPTFIGMTLLAFFLIRLVPGDPIETMAGERGIDPARHAQLRAAYGFDKPVIVQYGIYIGRVLHGDLGKSLITQDSVMSEFLALFPATVELGVCAIAFALLLGLPAGILAAVRRNSIFDHGVMATSLTGYSMPIFWWGLLLILFFSVQLGWTPVSGRISVQYFVEPETGFLLIDALRAGDTDAFWSALHHLILPAIVLGTVPLAVIARMTRSAMLEVLGEDYIRTARAKGLSHLRVVGLHALRNALIPVVTVIGLQVGVLFTGAILTETIFSWPGVGKWLIEAIGRRDYPVLQGGMLLLGGIVMLINLLVDVTYGVINPRIRH, encoded by the coding sequence ATGCTTCGCTTCCTACTCACGCGCGTGAGCTTGCTGGTGCCGACCTTCATCGGCATGACGCTGCTTGCCTTCTTTCTCATCCGGCTGGTGCCGGGCGACCCCATTGAAACCATGGCCGGCGAGCGCGGGATCGACCCCGCGCGCCATGCGCAGCTGCGCGCGGCCTACGGCTTCGACAAGCCGGTGATCGTGCAGTACGGCATCTACATCGGCCGCGTGCTGCATGGCGACCTCGGCAAGTCGCTCATCACGCAGGACTCGGTGATGAGCGAGTTTCTGGCGCTGTTTCCCGCCACGGTCGAGCTTGGTGTGTGCGCGATTGCCTTTGCGCTGCTGCTGGGGCTTCCGGCCGGCATTCTTGCGGCGGTGCGGCGCAACTCCATCTTCGACCACGGCGTGATGGCCACCTCGCTCACCGGCTATTCGATGCCGATCTTCTGGTGGGGGCTGCTGCTGATCCTGTTCTTTTCGGTGCAGCTCGGATGGACGCCCGTTTCCGGGCGCATCTCGGTGCAGTATTTCGTCGAGCCGGAAACCGGCTTCCTGCTGATCGACGCATTGCGCGCCGGCGACACCGATGCCTTCTGGTCGGCGCTGCACCACCTGATTCTTCCGGCCATCGTGCTCGGCACCGTGCCGCTGGCCGTCATTGCGCGCATGACGCGCTCGGCCATGCTCGAGGTGCTGGGCGAAGACTACATCCGCACCGCGCGCGCCAAGGGCCTTTCGCACCTTCGCGTGGTGGGGCTGCATGCATTGCGCAATGCGCTGATTCCGGTGGTCACGGTGATCGGGCTGCAGGTGGGCGTGCTCTTCACGGGCGCGATCCTCACCGAGACCATCTTCTCGTGGCCCGGCGTCGGCAAGTGGCTCATCGAAGCCATCGGACGGCGCGACTACCCGGTGCTGCAGGGCGGCATGCTGCTGCTCGGCGGCATCGTGATGCTGATCAACCTGCTGGTCGACGTGACCTACGGTGTCATCAACCCCAGGATCAGGCACTGA